In Candidatus Saccharibacteria bacterium oral taxon 488, a single window of DNA contains:
- a CDS encoding glycosyltransferase, with amino-acid sequence MIIALVFFDGVCLTRIVLFPLFYPISLSITVNRWVFNIFANKDAIISRMKAQKSQVKPPLVSIITATYNDETYIESSIRSVLSQDFTDFEYLIINDGSTDNTKKIVQRLQKEDDRIRLINQKNSGLVASLNHGITEARGTYIARIDGDDEWLPHKLRTQVAMLEANKNLVLVGGGAEIMNQDSVPTGFIFNVARNEDIRLGLCIFNQFCHSSVIYRRQTALDAGLYPDTCPAEDYDLFSKFAEHGELANVPYPIFRYRISDGSISARRRDEQNNLAKKFSHRNWDNIQPTVTSRADIKRAFAYYLKNPINHDFGISHKHAYTFVLMRIGYRMLQKGKISKGLHQLWNVASTGRTAAKIVVKWGLDIIKIKLQPSRRKAKTAV; translated from the coding sequence ATGATTATAGCCCTGGTCTTCTTTGACGGTGTTTGTTTAACTCGCATAGTGTTGTTTCCCCTGTTTTATCCTATCAGCTTAAGCATAACAGTTAATCGTTGGGTTTTCAATATTTTTGCCAATAAAGATGCTATAATATCCCGTATGAAAGCACAGAAATCCCAAGTTAAACCACCATTGGTGTCAATTATTACCGCTACCTATAATGACGAAACATATATTGAGTCCTCAATTCGCTCCGTGCTGTCACAAGATTTTACCGATTTTGAGTACCTCATTATTAATGATGGATCGACCGATAATACAAAAAAAATTGTTCAGCGCCTCCAAAAGGAAGATGACCGCATCCGCCTCATTAATCAAAAAAACAGCGGCCTCGTGGCTTCACTCAACCACGGCATTACCGAAGCGCGTGGTACCTACATTGCCCGTATTGATGGCGACGATGAGTGGCTACCGCACAAGCTCAGGACTCAAGTCGCTATGCTTGAAGCAAATAAAAACCTAGTTCTGGTTGGCGGTGGCGCAGAGATCATGAATCAAGATAGCGTGCCGACTGGTTTTATTTTTAATGTTGCTCGCAATGAAGATATTAGACTCGGTCTTTGCATTTTTAATCAATTCTGCCATTCATCGGTCATTTATCGCCGTCAGACAGCACTTGATGCTGGTCTTTACCCTGACACCTGTCCAGCCGAGGATTATGACCTGTTTAGTAAATTTGCCGAACATGGTGAACTTGCCAACGTACCTTACCCTATTTTTCGCTATCGCATCAGTGACGGCAGTATTTCGGCAAGAAGGCGCGATGAGCAAAACAATCTTGCTAAGAAATTTTCTCATCGTAATTGGGACAATATTCAACCGACGGTCACCAGCCGTGCCGATATTAAACGCGCCTTCGCCTATTATCTCAAAAATCCAATCAACCATGATTTTGGAATTAGCCACAAGCACGCCTACACCTTTGTGCTCATGCGCATTGGCTATCGCATGCTTCAAAAGGGAAAGATCAGCAAGGGACTTCATCAACTCTGGAACGTAGCATCAACTGGTCGCACTGCCGCCAAGATCGTTGTTAAGTGGGGACTTGATATTATTAAGATTAAACTACAACCATCACGTCGAAAAGCAAAAACAGCGGTTTAA
- a CDS encoding ATP-binding cassette domain-containing protein yields MTRPAIVVKDIHKEFVLPQTKNSSIKHAFVNIIKRNKKTVQKVLDGVSFTVNQGDFFGVVGRNGSGKSTMLKILAGVYQPTSGSIQLHGKLTPFIELGVGFNPELSGRDNVFLNGALLGFTRKEMEAMYDEIVAFAELEPFMDQKLKNYSSGMQVRLAFSVAIKARNDIMIFDEVLAVGDEAFQRKCIDIFEQYKASGQTVVLVTHDMETVKKFCNRAVLIQDGTIIKEGDPVQVADEYSRLNQAVIDASIDRNRQYTGENVDVTIRGATGKKQRSFKVGETISFDIAWRHDKTRAIMVDLYRKDSDLISNFITNREGFAELPKDKKLTLDIEANLGPGSYYVDVNLLNHDGSVKYDVAYRAEEFTITKDFSAVGQSFGGLTLIPRQWHHDHK; encoded by the coding sequence ATGACAAGACCGGCTATTGTAGTCAAGGATATACACAAAGAGTTTGTACTGCCGCAGACTAAAAACTCAAGCATTAAACATGCCTTCGTTAACATTATCAAGCGAAACAAAAAGACCGTCCAGAAAGTACTAGACGGGGTTAGTTTTACTGTTAATCAGGGCGATTTTTTCGGCGTTGTTGGTCGGAATGGCTCGGGAAAAAGTACCATGCTTAAAATTCTCGCCGGTGTATATCAACCGACGAGCGGTAGTATTCAGCTACATGGTAAGCTGACACCATTTATTGAACTGGGTGTTGGCTTCAACCCGGAGCTGTCTGGCCGAGACAACGTTTTTTTGAATGGAGCGCTACTTGGGTTCACTCGTAAAGAGATGGAAGCAATGTATGATGAGATCGTTGCCTTTGCTGAACTTGAACCGTTCATGGATCAGAAGCTAAAAAATTATTCGTCGGGTATGCAGGTACGATTGGCGTTTTCGGTAGCAATTAAGGCGCGTAATGATATTATGATTTTTGATGAAGTGTTGGCTGTCGGTGATGAGGCGTTTCAGCGCAAGTGTATTGATATATTTGAGCAGTACAAGGCAAGTGGCCAGACGGTTGTTCTGGTTACCCATGATATGGAAACAGTCAAGAAGTTTTGTAATCGTGCCGTACTAATCCAAGACGGCACAATTATCAAAGAGGGAGACCCAGTGCAGGTGGCTGACGAGTATAGTCGGCTCAATCAAGCAGTGATTGACGCAAGTATTGATAGAAATCGGCAATATACTGGTGAAAATGTTGATGTTACGATCCGCGGCGCGACAGGTAAAAAACAGCGCAGCTTTAAAGTTGGCGAGACTATCTCGTTTGATATTGCTTGGCGTCACGATAAGACGCGAGCAATCATGGTTGATTTGTATCGGAAGGACAGTGATTTAATATCGAATTTTATTACTAATCGTGAGGGATTCGCTGAGCTACCGAAAGACAAAAAACTGACACTCGATATCGAAGCAAACTTGGGTCCGGGGTCGTACTATGTTGATGTTAATCTCCTCAATCACGATGGATCAGTAAAATACGATGTTGCGTATCGTGCCGAGGAGTTCACAATTACGAAGGATTTTTCAGCGGTTGGACAGTCATTTGGTGGACTCACACTGATCCCGCGGCAGTGGCACCATGACCATAAATAG
- a CDS encoding ABC transporter permease: MKHLFGNEKNRAILRAMVSTDFKVRYQNSALGYVWSLLKPLFIFGILYVLFTYAFPQGSKGIEYFGVWLLVGVVLWNFFSEATMVGTRSVVENGQLIRKVAIPRHLLVVASSVSALINLGLGMVVVIIFALLSGLMPTLLWLLLIPIIAQLFLLSIGLSLLLSALYVTFRDIAYIWEILLQAGFYASGIIFAIIYMPAVIQKVAFLNPVTQIIQDARHVLMPNNSASQTIWQTFHNPLLWFIPIAITLGLFGLGWWYFQRKQRSFAEDI, encoded by the coding sequence GTGAAACATCTCTTTGGTAATGAAAAAAATCGGGCAATTTTGCGCGCGATGGTCAGCACGGACTTTAAAGTTCGCTACCAAAACTCTGCCCTCGGGTACGTGTGGTCACTCCTGAAGCCGCTGTTCATATTCGGCATTTTATATGTATTGTTTACCTATGCGTTCCCACAGGGCAGTAAAGGGATTGAATATTTTGGCGTCTGGTTATTAGTTGGCGTCGTGCTATGGAATTTTTTCTCTGAGGCAACGATGGTAGGTACTCGTTCGGTAGTGGAAAATGGGCAACTAATTCGTAAAGTAGCAATCCCGAGACACCTCCTGGTGGTTGCTAGTTCTGTCTCGGCGCTGATCAACCTTGGTCTCGGGATGGTTGTGGTGATAATTTTTGCGCTACTGAGTGGTTTGATGCCAACCTTGTTATGGTTGTTGTTAATCCCAATAATTGCCCAGTTATTTTTGCTATCAATTGGCCTATCTCTGCTACTCTCGGCACTCTACGTAACGTTTCGTGATATCGCGTATATCTGGGAGATTTTGTTGCAGGCTGGGTTCTATGCCAGTGGTATCATCTTTGCCATCATCTATATGCCTGCAGTTATCCAGAAGGTGGCGTTTTTAAACCCAGTCACACAAATTATTCAGGATGCTCGGCATGTACTCATGCCCAATAATTCAGCCTCTCAAACGATTTGGCAGACGTTTCACAACCCGTTACTATGGTTCATCCCGATCGCGATAACCCTTGGGCTGTTTGGGCTGGGGTGGTGGTATTTCCAGCGTAAGCAACGTTCATTTGCGGAGGATATTTAG
- a CDS encoding glycosyltransferase family 4 protein, giving the protein MFHSLIIPNYTKKIYTCKMNRLRVVIVRNAAPHDFGGGERFPVFLAQELRELGHLPVIFSHHMTLCDYAKHERLTYRRSWWWSQQNWSGRRVVLTPLYILWQLLLTLYYIIQFHRYKADVVHLQSKDDFIAGSIAGKLIGARVIWTDHADLKHVWKQLGVWYKNPTGKLVAWAARFADAITLVSQSECRLVSDNLPSTSPIHHKLTVIYNGVNDQKPPHAPIKSRLFTFCIAGRLVVDKGISEAIAAFKRLHATHHNTRLILIGDGPDRSRFEKQTTGLPVTFRGHQTDPLPEVAAADVYLHPTYHEGFSVSLVEASMLQLPIIATDVGGNPEIIHHNKTGLLVPSKNSVALHDAMEQLYSNSRLRAHLATAARRQYLASFVFHTIVKTQFIPLYENGL; this is encoded by the coding sequence ATGTTTCACTCCCTGATTATACCAAATTACACCAAAAAGATATATACTTGTAAAATGAATCGGTTACGAGTTGTTATCGTACGAAATGCCGCACCTCATGATTTTGGTGGTGGCGAGCGATTTCCAGTGTTCTTAGCTCAGGAGCTACGAGAGCTGGGCCATTTGCCGGTTATTTTTAGTCACCACATGACACTCTGTGACTACGCTAAGCACGAACGGTTGACTTATCGCCGCTCTTGGTGGTGGTCTCAACAAAACTGGAGCGGCCGGCGAGTTGTATTAACACCACTATATATACTCTGGCAGCTGCTACTCACTTTGTATTATATTATCCAATTTCATCGCTACAAAGCTGACGTTGTTCACCTGCAGAGTAAGGATGATTTTATTGCCGGGTCAATCGCTGGTAAGCTTATCGGTGCTCGCGTTATCTGGACCGACCACGCTGACCTCAAGCATGTCTGGAAACAGCTCGGCGTATGGTATAAAAACCCGACTGGTAAGCTGGTTGCTTGGGCGGCACGCTTTGCCGACGCAATTACCCTCGTTAGCCAGAGTGAATGCCGCCTTGTCTCTGATAATCTGCCGTCAACCTCACCAATTCATCACAAATTAACCGTTATCTATAATGGTGTCAACGACCAGAAGCCACCACACGCACCCATCAAAAGCCGCCTGTTCACGTTCTGTATTGCCGGCCGTCTGGTTGTTGATAAGGGAATTAGTGAAGCAATCGCTGCATTCAAACGACTTCACGCTACACATCACAACACGCGCCTCATTCTGATCGGTGACGGACCAGATCGTTCACGGTTTGAGAAACAGACCACAGGGTTACCGGTTACTTTTCGCGGCCACCAAACAGACCCCCTCCCTGAAGTTGCCGCCGCTGACGTATATCTTCATCCAACATACCACGAGGGGTTTAGTGTTTCACTCGTTGAGGCCAGCATGCTACAGCTACCAATTATCGCCACTGACGTTGGTGGCAATCCGGAGATTATTCATCATAATAAGACCGGCCTCCTCGTCCCCTCAAAGAACTCAGTGGCGCTACATGATGCCATGGAGCAGCTATATTCTAATTCCAGGCTTCGCGCACATCTAGCCACCGCTGCCCGCCGTCAATATCTCGCCTCGTTTGTTTTTCATACCATCGTCAAAACGCAATTTATTCCTTTATATGAAAACGGGTTATAA